The following is a genomic window from Microcoleus sp. FACHB-831.
AAGGATGTAATATACTTAGTCCTCACTCCTCTATGCGATCGCCATGCTCAACCCTAACCTGGATGAAATCCAGCTGACAAAAGACGACTACGAACGCTACTCTCGCCACCTAATCCTGCCAGAAGTCGGACTCGAAGGGCAAAAGCGCCTCAAAGCCGCCAGCGTACTGTGCGTGGGTACGGGTGGACTTGGCGCACCCCTCCTGCTTTATCTCACCGCCGCGGGTGTCGGACGCATCGGCATTGTAGATTTCGATGTCGTGGACACTTCCAACCTGCAACGTCAGGTTATTCACGGCACGTCTTGGGTAGGCAAACCAAAAATCCAATCTGCCAAAGAACGGATTTTGGAAATTAACCCCTACTGCCAAGTAGACTTGTACGAAACTCGTCTAAGTTCTGAAAACGCCCTCGATATCATTAAGCCTTATGACATCGTAGTAGATGGAACCGACAACTTCCCCACCCGTTATCTTGTTAACGATGCCTGCGTGTTGTTGAATAAACCCAACGTCTACGGTTCCATCTATCGATTTGAAGGGCAAGCTACTGTATTTAACTACGAAGGTGGCCCCAACTACCGCGACCTTTATCCAGAACCACCACCACCGGGAATGGTTCCCTCCTGTGCTGAAGGCGGCGTGCTGGGAATTTTGCCAGGAATTATCGGTGTAATTCAAGCAACAGAAACGGTAAAAATTATTCTCGGTCAAGGTAATACTTTGAGCGGGCGATTGTTGCTTTATGATGCCCTAAACATGAAGTTCCGGGAGTTAAAGCTGCGTCCAAATCCAGAACGCCCCGTAATTGAAAAGTTAATCGATTACGAACAATTCTGCGGTATTACCCAAGCTAAGGCTGAGGAGGCTAAACAGCAGATGGAAATGTCAGAAATGACAGTTAAGGAATTGCAGGAAT
Proteins encoded in this region:
- the moeB gene encoding molybdopterin-synthase adenylyltransferase MoeB encodes the protein MLNPNLDEIQLTKDDYERYSRHLILPEVGLEGQKRLKAASVLCVGTGGLGAPLLLYLTAAGVGRIGIVDFDVVDTSNLQRQVIHGTSWVGKPKIQSAKERILEINPYCQVDLYETRLSSENALDIIKPYDIVVDGTDNFPTRYLVNDACVLLNKPNVYGSIYRFEGQATVFNYEGGPNYRDLYPEPPPPGMVPSCAEGGVLGILPGIIGVIQATETVKIILGQGNTLSGRLLLYDALNMKFRELKLRPNPERPVIEKLIDYEQFCGITQAKAEEAKQQMEMSEMTVKELQELINSGANDFVLLDVRNPNEYDIAKIPGSVLVPLPDIENGPGVEKVKELLNGHRLIAHCKLGGRSAKALGILKQAGIEGTNVKGGITAWSREIDPSVPEY